The genomic stretch GGTTTAATTCTAAATTGTTCAAAATGTCATCAGCATAATCGGCTGCTCCTATCTTAATCTCCCGGGCTACGTTCTTAGCCTGATTTATGATCTCTTCCGCCTGAGCATTGGCCTGCCTGGTTACCTCACTCTCGTTGGCCATTTTTTCAATTTCCTTTTTGGCTTCTTCAATTATCCTTTGTGCTTCCTCCTGAGCCTGCTGCAGCACCCGTTCCCTTTCTTTACTTATCCAGCGAGCCTGACGCAACTCTTCCGGCAGGGCAGCCCTGATATTATCTATCACCTCCAGCACTTCCTCAGCCATCAAAAGTATTTTCCCCGTCATGGGTATTCTGGTACTGTTTTCTATCATGTTCTCCAGTTGGTCCAGCAGCTTAAAAACGTCCATACCGCTCCCCCTCAAAATGTCTTTTCTCATTAATAACAAAAACTATAAAAACTAATTACGGTGTCACCATAGCGCCTTTGCCGCAGCAGTCCTAATGCTCCCATCTGTTCAGGAACTTCCTCCCGAGCGCCAGTTTCCAACACCGCAACCCCGTCCCTTTTCAGGAGGCTTAGTGCAACGATTTGACCAACGGCCTCCGTCGTCAGTTCCCATCCGTACGGTGGATCTACAAATATTATGTCGAAGACAAGTTTTTGCTGCTGAAGCCGTGGTAAGACCTTAAAAACATCTCCTCTTATAACTACTGCTTTTTCCAGCATTCCCACCCGTTGCAAATTTTCCGTAACAATTGCAGTCGCTTCAGACCGCTTATCGATGAAAACAGCTCGAGCCGCACCTCTACTCAATGCCTCGATTCCCATGCTGCCGCTTCCTGCAAACATGTCCAGAAACCAACTATCCAAAATTTTGTCACCCAGCATATTGAAAACGGCCTCTTTCACCCGGTCAGTAGTTGGCCGGCTACCGGAGCCTTTGGGAGATTTAAGTCGCATTCCCCTTGCCGTTCCTGCTATTACCCGCAAGGGAAGTCACCTCTTTTAGAATTATAGCATAAATTGGCGAATTAAACGATAAATTTTCCAGTTTGCCATTTATTTAAAAAATTTTTTTGTCACCATGAATAATTTTCCCTGAACCAGTTCATAATACTAATGCAAAACAAAATTAAAAGAAGAGCTTAGAGGTTATTTACCAAAATAACCCTCCCCCATGAGCTCTTCCTCCGGTTTCTCCTCTCCCGAGAAGGGCGGCTTTTAGCCGCCTTTCTTGCTGACAATAGCGACTCCATTACTGGTTCCAATGCGGTTAGCTCCGGCAGCCACCATAGCTCGAGCAGTGTTTAGCTCTCGTATGCCCCCTGCCGCCTTAATACCCATAGCCGAACCCACTACCTTCCGCATCAAAACCACATCTTCTACTGTGGCTCCGCCGGGACCAAACCCGGTAGAGGTCTTAACAAAATGCGCTCCCGCTCTTAAAGCAAGGAGACAAGCTTCCTTCTTTTCTTCCTCATCCAATAAAGCCGTTTCTATAATTACTTTAGTTAAAGCCGGCTCTGCCGCCTTCACCACAGCCTCTATATCCTTCTGTACCGTTTTAAAGTCGCCGGACTTAAGCGCACCTATATTTATCACCATATCTATCTCCTGAGCTCCAGCTGCTACCGCTTCCCGTGCTTCCGTTACTTTAACGCAAGTAGTAGTTGCTCCCAGGGGGAAACCAACTACTGTACAAACTTTCACCCGCGTTTTTTGTAAAATACTGACCGCCAGTGGTACATAATAGGGATTTATACAGACGGCATAAAAACCGTACTCCACAGCTTCCCGGCAAATTTTTTCAATATGAGCGGTAGTTGCTTCGGGCCTCAAGAGAGTATGTTCAATTAGACCG from Calderihabitans maritimus encodes the following:
- a CDS encoding ATPase, with protein sequence MDVFKLLDQLENMIENSTRIPMTGKILLMAEEVLEVIDNIRAALPEELRQARWISKERERVLQQAQEEAQRIIEEAKKEIEKMANESEVTRQANAQAEEIINQAKNVAREIKIGAADYADDILNNLELNLEKALTIIRKGRQELQSSKVKNVS
- the rsmD gene encoding 16S rRNA (guanine(966)-N(2))-methyltransferase RsmD encodes the protein MRVIAGTARGMRLKSPKGSGSRPTTDRVKEAVFNMLGDKILDSWFLDMFAGSGSMGIEALSRGAARAVFIDKRSEATAIVTENLQRVGMLEKAVVIRGDVFKVLPRLQQQKLVFDIIFVDPPYGWELTTEAVGQIVALSLLKRDGVAVLETGAREEVPEQMGALGLLRQRRYGDTVISFYSFCY
- the deoC gene encoding deoxyribose-phosphate aldolase: MRENGDYVKDIAGLIEHTLLRPEATTAHIEKICREAVEYGFYAVCINPYYVPLAVSILQKTRVKVCTVVGFPLGATTTCVKVTEAREAVAAGAQEIDMVINIGALKSGDFKTVQKDIEAVVKAAEPALTKVIIETALLDEEEKKEACLLALRAGAHFVKTSTGFGPGGATVEDVVLMRKVVGSAMGIKAAGGIRELNTARAMVAAGANRIGTSNGVAIVSKKGG